The Clostridium sporogenes region AATGCGGCAGCTTTTATCCACTTTGAATTCAGGCTTCTTATAACGCTCACGGAATTTGACTTTCCTTGGAAGATCAATGTTCCTGACATCAAAAAGACACGCATCGATGTAATTATAAATGGTCTTTTCACTACACATAAGCTCGTCCTGATGGTTGATGTAAATTTGATTTACAGACTGACCATTTTGAATAAGTGGCGAAATAATCTTATTCAATCTGGCGATTTCATCTTCAGATACACATAAACCACTTCGTGACTGTGATATAGATTCATGTGCCTTGATGTGAGCATGCTCTGCATCATAAATATTCTTTAAAAGTGTACATTTACCAATGGTTTTACAACCATTACAAACATAAGGAACTCTGAATCTGGCAGTACAGACTTCTTCAATAAAATCTGGACAGTTTGAATTACAAGAAGTACAAAGCTTACAATAGATAGCCGATTTTCTAGTGCATTCTTTGCCACAGACTTTCTTATTTCTACAGTTAATACGCTTCTTGCAAGCATTGAATGGAAATCCAGGGTAACCTGTAGCAATTTTGGAGCTATACTTGCGGACTTCTCTAGAAATAGTAGTTGGATTTTTTCCCAGCCTGCGGCTGATTTCTTTAAAAGAAATACTCTCTTTTAAGTATTTTTGCAATTCAAGTCTTTCTTCATAAATAAAAAATTTAGACATATATATCCTCCGTTCTGCCGCCAACAACCATAGGATATATAAAACAAAACTAATAAGCAAACAAAAGACTGGTAATTAATGAATCTTTTGTTTGCTAGGATGCAATCACTCAACGAGTGAATATTTATTATTATTAATACAACCTAGTTGGTATCCAAAGGGTTGCATTTCGATTTACAATTGAGGATGTAAATTGAAAAATAAATTTATATATCAAAAACAGGTAGTCCAATTTAAACTTAGACTACCTGTATATCTGTAAATATACAATTTAATATAAAATATATTTTATATTAGCATAAATTTATTTGAGTTTTAATTCTTTTATCTTTAACTTGAAATCCCATACTAGCATCATCCAATCCATAGGTGTGTGTTATCATCTTTTTAACTTCATATTTGTTTAAAATTAAAAACTTAATAACCTCATCAAATTCATGTGTTCCTCCAATTGTTCCATGAACTTTAATTGATTTTAAAGTAATTGGTGATAAAGTTACATTTTTATTAGGATACATTCCTAATGTTATGATATGTCCATTAGGATTGATTAAATATAAAGCTTGCTGAAATGCTTCTATATTTCCACTTGCTTCAAAAATAATATCATAGTTACAATGTTTTGAAATTTCACTGTATGAACTATTATTTATTTCAAAGCTTTTTTCACTTGCAAAATTCACATCAAAAACATTACTAATAAACTCCTTTTTACTATCATCAATTTCCATAAGTTTGATATTACAATAGTTAAACTTAAATTTTAATAATAAATAAATTGATAATCCTATTGCTCCTCCACCTATTATTAATATGCATCTATCCTTTTTATCTAACATTGATTCTATCTTTTTTATAGCATGCAGTGCTACTGAAAAACATTCTGTTAGAGCAAGAATATCAAAAGATGTTTCCATTGGTGCTACATATAAATATTTTGTTTCTACAACTGCATATTGTCTTGAATATCCATCAATAGTTATTCCAAACTTTTCAATGTTGCTACATAAATTTTTATCTTCTTTACATAAACAACAATTGCCGCACCATTTGGAGCAATCTCCTGTTACCTTATCTCCAATTTTAATGTTTGAGGTATCATCATTTATTTTCACAACTTCTCCAGACCACTCATGACCAAAGTATAAAGGATACCTACAAGGTCCACTATAATTACCATAAAATAATTTATAATCTGATCCACAAAGACTTATAGTATTTATTTTTACTAAAGCATGTCCTTTAGGTATGTTTTGAGGTATATCTAAATCTATTTTTTTTATTACCTCGGGAGAAATTAATTTCAATCCCTTCATAATAACTCCTTCTTCCAACTTTTTATAAAATTAATGATTACTCTATTATAGATTTTATAAAATTTCATTCATAATCATTTAACTTTATTGTACTAATTTCATACTAGGAAATTCTCTTATATGCTGTTCTATTTGTTTCAAGTATTTTATACTCTTATCTAAAGCATTATTCCAGTCATCAGCATGATGATATAGTTCTACACTAATGTAATATTGATAGTTATATTTAATTAAATCTTTAAGAATTGTATTAAAATCAATATCTCCTGTACCTGGTATTTGATGATAATGAACTCTATTTTTAATATCTTCTATATGGATATGCCTTGTATAAGGAATACTTTTTCTAATAGATGAAATAGGATCTTCTTCACAACAATATACATGTCCAATATCCAAATTCAACATTAATCTTGGATTGTTTATTTCATTAATTAAATTTATAGCTTGTTCTGTTTTTTCAATAAACATACCTGGTTCAGGTTCTAAAGCAAATGTTGTGTTTGGGCATTTTAGTAATAAATAATTTATCCCTTGTTTCAAATAATCGTATGCTTCATTACTGGAAACTTTATCAGATTTGAATCCTGTGGCAAAATTAATTACATCAACACCTAGATATTCAGCAAATTCAGCTGTTTTAACAAGTAATTCAATACGTTTTTTTCTACCAATAGAATCCTTACAAATTATAGATGGTTCAAACTTATCATCACTTAAAATATTATCACAACCTGTTGCTACATCAGATAAAACTAAGCCAGAACTTTTTAATGTTGATTTTATTTTTTTCACTTCTTCTATATTAATATTTAATGGATGAAAATGTTGTTTATGCAAAGATATTTCTATTCCATCATAGCCATGATTTGATATTTGTTTTATTGCTTCTTCTAATGGCATATTTCTTAATCCATTTGTATTATAAGCAAATTTTAACATATTCTCCTCCTTTAAATTTTGAAATCAAATATCCTATTTTAACTTATACATCTAATATATTTTTATAATAAATTCACTAAAATTAGCATGTTTCTTCTATAGCCTCATTGATTATATTAAAAGGAACTTTAATCATATAACTACCATCAGTGTTTATGCATTTTCCTATGTTTTCAAGAACAACAAATCTTATACCATTCATATCTTTTTTATTATCTAGTTTTATTCTATTAATTATGTCAGAAATTTTTATATTTGAAGGAATTCTAGTAGGTGTCTTCAATGCTGATAATATATCCAAATGCTCCTTAACATCCTGTTTACTTAAGTAACCAAGTTTTTCACTTACGCGAGCAGCAACCATCATACCAATTGATACACTTTCCCCATGTGATAGTTTTCCATATGAAAGCTTTTCTATTGCATGTCCAACGGTATGACCATATTCTAGAATCATAGCTAAACCTTTTTCAGTTGGATCTGCTTTCATTATTGGTAACTTTGATTCAATACTCATTTTTACTAAATTAAAAATACCTTCTTGATTAACATTAAAATCATTTTTAATTACTGATTTAAGTCTATTTAAAAAATCTGCATCATATATGAATCCATTTTTAACAGTTTCAACAAAACTACCTCTTATAAATCTTTCACTATCAAATGTTAAGAATGAAGTATCTATAAAATTAAATAAAGGTGTATAATATGATCCAATCATATTCTTACCATAAAAAGAATTAATCCCTTGTTTTCTGCTAAGAATGCTATCAGTCTGAGACATAAATGTTGTAGGTATATGAAAAAACCTAATACCTCTAAATGCTAAAGCAGCAGCCAATCCTGTAATATTCCCTACAACACCTCCACCTAATGAAATTAAAATTGAACTTTTAGTTACATTGTTATCAAATAAATCTTCCATTAAATCATTAAACACTTTTATATTTTTATGTTTTTCACCTGATGGGAGTTTAATTAATTTTACTGAAACTTTTTCATTCATATATTCCAATAGTTCATTTCCAAACAAATTATATACAACATCATCTGTAATTAAGAAAAACTTATCTGTATTTAAATCCATCATCTTTTCTAATAGACTTTCTCTCCATATATTGCACCCTAAATATATTGGGGATGATTCTAATAAATTTGTTTCAAGTTTAACCTCTGGATGATAATAATCATCATTAATTTTTTGTGCTAAATTCATATACATTTTGCATTCCTCCTGTTTGTTTTCTCATTAATTTATATAATATGTTTTTTAATAAAACTACTCTGATAAATAAAATAATCTGCTATTATTTTAAATCAAAATACCACTCCTTTGCTGCTTATTGAATATCATTATCAATACTTTTTGATAACAATTACCATTTTAATCCTTTTTGTAAAATTTGTAAATATTTTTCTATTAATTATTAAATAAATTTCGTATTACAAATTTCGATAAACTTACTAGTTATTTTTGTTATTAAAAAATTAAAAGGGATACGAATGAAAGACCCAAACACTAGATATTTACTAATGTTCAGGTCTTTTTTATACACTAAATTCCAATTTTCCCTTCAAAAAACATATCCTAAGTTCTATTATTTTTCTAAAGAAAATGACTTTTCAGTATTTTATTTATATCTATATCCTCTAATAATTTTTCCTTAATCATCTGTAAAAGTTACCATACTTGACAGAGGAAATATCAATGTAACTTTAGTTTCCTTATTTACCTCAGAGACAATAATAATTTTTAGCCCCAATTTTGAACAAAGCTTTTCACATAGATACAAGCCCATTCCTGTACTTTTGCTAAATTTCCTTCCATTTTCACCGGTAAATCCTTTTTCAAAGACTCTATTTATATCTTTGTCTATTATACCTGCTCCATTATCTTCTATGGTTAACATTACTGAATTAGCTTTCTTAATTGAATATATACTTATCATTGGCTCTTTGCTATTTGAGTACTTTATAGAGTTTACTATTATCTGATTAATAATAAATTCAACCCATTTTCCATCACTATGCACAATTTCATCAATATCTTTTATATCTAATTTTATTTTCTTATGAATAAAATCTCTATAATTTCTTTTAATTACATTCCTTACTGCTAAGTCAAGGTTAATTTGTTTTATGATATAATCTTTACTCACATTATTGCTTCGAGAATAATAAAGCACCTGTTCTACAAATCCCTCAATTCTATCCATCTGAAAGTCTATTTTATTAGTTACTTCGTTTCTATTATTTTCAATTATCAGCTTTGTAGAGGCTATTGGTGTTTTAATTTCATGTACCCATGTCTCTATGTATTCTCTATAATCTTCTTGCATATCCTTATAGTATTTTACATTTTCATGCATATCTCTGCTTATCTCTTTAAGTATAGAATTAAGCTTTTCCCCTTCTATAAAGTTTGCTTCCTTTATTATTTCTGGGAGTAAATATTTGTTATCTAAGTTTTCTAATATGCTATCAACTTCATCATAATAATTTTTATATTTTATGAATTCCAAGGCCATATATGAAACTAATGGCAAAAACCAAATACAAAATGCAGATAAAATTATAATTAAACTAACTTTAATAGCAGCCATTATAGCCGCTATTACAATAAATATTAGTATATTACATATTATTACTACCATTTTGTCTTTAATAAATTCACCTATACTCATGGCATTATATACCCTAACCCTCTCCTTGTTTCTATTGGATTCTCTATACCTATCTCTTGAAGCTTTTTTCTTAATCTATTAATATTAACAGTTAAGGTGCTATCATCTACAAAATAATCTGATTTCCACAAGTATTCCATGAGTAAATCTCTTTTTACTATATTACCCTTGTTATTTATTAAATAGGAAAGTATCTTAACCTCATTTTTAGTTAACTCTAAGGATTTATCTTTATAAATAACCGTTGCATTTGAAAGATTTAAATTAAAATCTCTGTAATTTAATATATTATTAGTTTTTAAATTTCCATAGGTTCTTTTTAATATATTTGTTATCCTTGCCAATAATATTTCTGTGTTATATGGCTTTGTTATAAAATCATCTGCCCCTAAATTTATGCTCATTAATTCATCTACATCACTATCTCTACTTGTAACTATTATAATTGGAACATCTGAAGTCTTACGTATTTCTCTGCATATATAATAACCATCATATAGTGGAAGATTTATGTCTAATAATATAAGGTTTGCATTCTCATTTTCAACATATTTTATTATATTATTAAAATCTATAGGTGCTTTTACTTCATATCCATATTTTATTAAAAAATTTTGTAATTCTTCTCTTATAACTTCATCATCCTCAATAATAACAATTTTTTTCATTAATTACTTCCCTCCCTAACATAGAATATAAGACTATTAAACTTTGGAAAACAAAATCTAATAGCCTTAATCATTATTATAAGATTAAATATCACTTTTTACCATATTTTTTGATTAATATCCTCATATCTTACATATAACAAACTGCCTACAATTGTTATAACAAACTATTGAAAAGATTATTTCAATAAAATACTTACTTTTTCTTTTGGATACCAGATAGTATCATCATTCCAAGTCCAGTTAGTCCATATATAACTTTTCCAATTACTACGCTTACAGGTATTGAGAATGCTGGTTCAACTAAATCAAGAGATTCTGGATATTTTGTAAAGAAGTTTCCTCCAAATAAATCAACTGCATATGGCAATGGAATGAAGCTTACTAATATCACCGCTGCCATAAGTATAAAAATTACTCCTTGGTGATATCGCCCTCCCAAAGTTCCTAAGCCAAACATAAACAGCATAGCTGGTAGCAGTGTTATGACTGCCGGCAACACAAGCTTTCCAAAATTAGTAAAGTTAAAATTCACAGCATAGAAGTACAAACTATAGACAATAGGAACCGCAGAAATTAAAACAAAGCCTATAATAATAGTTCCAAAGCGAATCATTTGAAACTTAAATGGGTCAATAGGAGTTGCTTTAGTTAACACCTGTACGCTCTTTTCCTGTTTTTGATAAAGAAAAGATATAAAAAATAGCAGTGTAACAAGCAATATTGGCAACACTTTAGCAAGGTATGTTCCATAGCTCCAGCCAGAGAATGGGGCCGTATTTGAAATCCCAAGAATTATCTCTCCACGCATAACTTCATAGCTATACAAAGCAGAAATAATAAGTAATCCTAAGAAAAATTTATTTATAATCAGCCTTTTAAGTTCATATTTAAATATTCTATTCAAGGTTTAACTCCTCCCCTTTTAGCTCACAAGCATTTAAAAAATCCTGCCATGTAATTTGTGTTTTTGATTTATTTTTATATAATTTAGCTAAAATTTCATCCATTTTATCTTCGCCCCCCACTAACTTTGAGGCTTTCAAAATTTGAAGAGGTAATTTTGAGTATTGTCGCAAGACTCTATCATTGCCATCAATATCTTGAACATACCTTTTGGGCAATATTTTTAAATATTCTGGATGCCTAGTATAAAAATTATTATTATTTTCTTTCACACGAGCCTTCCATATGTCCACATAATTTTTTTTGGCATATTCTTCTCCATGGGTTTTCTTAGCAACTCGGTAAGTTGTATAAACAGCAAGGCCTTCCGCTGACCAATTTCTATTATTCCCCCCGGAACCTACAGTGTGCACTCCCCACCACTGATGAGCAAGTTCATGAGCCAGTGTTTCAGCAGCAGATGCTCCCTTTGATTTATCACTTAAATTTTCATCATTAAAACAGAATTCTCCTATGGTACTATAATTAGGCAATGCTAGTCCTCCTGGAAATAAGGCTGTTTTTTCTACTATTTTTAAGGGTGAATTTTTAGCAACATTATTTAACTTTCCATAATGACTAATACAATAATCAATAGTATCCTTCATCACTTTTTCAGCACTCATATTTTTCATAGTATCCTCATGTTTACTGCTATAGTAAAAGTTTATGGGCATTTCTTCATTACTGAGCTGCTTCATAACATAATCACCCGCCATTAAAGAGAATCGAGTTCCCCTAAGATGAACAAGCCATGTTTTCTTATCCCCATCCTCTGAAAGTAACTTCGTGCTATCCCCAGTTAAGTTTGCTACTGCTTTACCGTTCTCATTCTCTTGTGATGGATCCACTACTGGCATAATCCCAGCAGGCATGGTAAGCTTACATGCAAGTTCAGGATTATCCTTGCTGTTTGCTACTTTTATATTAGGAATAAAACCACTGTCTAAATCTATATATTTGTTGCTAATATTAGTATTCAGAAGAAAATCACTCAAGAAATATAGAATTTTAGGCCTTCCCTCATATTCTATAGCGAGCTTAATATTCTTTTCCTTAGGTACATTAAATATAATATTATTTCTTATGTCTTTTAATTTTTTAAATGTGACCTTTTTATCATTTACAATTATTTGATGAATATTATATCCTGGATTTATTGTAAATCTACATTCCTGTTTACTGTTGCTCAAATTTTGAAGCGAGTACACTGCCTTTCCAGAAAGACTCCCTTTGCTTCCATTAAATGAAATTTTCAAATCACTGTTTAAGAACTGAATCTCTTTATTCACCTTATCAGAACTGTCCGCCGAATCATTATTAATCATTTCAATAATTCCTTCTTTAGATACCAGAAAAACATCAGGTTGATTTATAAAAGCATAGCATCCACTACCAATCATTGCTACAGCAATTAAAGGAATATAAACTTTCCTTGAATTATAAAGCATAGAACCCAATATTCTTTTGCCATAACATCGTACACTTAACAACCCAATTAACCACAAACCACCAAATATTAAAAACCAAAATAGTCTATTATGCTTCATTAAACGAAATATTTGTGTATTACTAAAATAATCTGACAGTGCTGGAACTGAAGGTTTTATCCAATGCAGAATATTTCCAATAGGTAAACCTTCAATTAAGTTTGGTAGCATTAATAGAATAAATGCAGCCATACTAAGATCTATACGATAGAAAATCTGATAAAGCGCAGAAGCTGCTAAAATTGATAGCAGTATAGATGGAAGTATCAAAAGAAAGAAGCTATTTAAGTAGGTATATCCATCAAAAACATTACCCATTTTTATAACTGTATATGGATAATAAAGGGCTGAAGTAATAGAAACAGTAACAGTGGCCGCTATTCCTATGGTAAATAATCTCCCCGCATTTAGTACCAAGGGAGATACAATACTATTTGTTAGTCCTTCTATTTCATATTTATGTACCCTATTGAACTCTAACAGGGTTAGTATTGCAAATAAAATCCCTCCACCTACCGCTCCAGCAATAGATGGATTTCCAATAAATTTGCCGCTTAACGTTCCCTCAAGCATGCCATTATTGTACAGTTTATATCCAGCCATTGGGCAAAGCATAGTTAATATCATAATTAAATAAACAATTTTTGAATGGGAAATACGATTTAATTCCACCCTTAAATAGGAAAAGAAATTCATGACTATTTCACCTCTTTCTCCATAATAAGATACATATAGGCATCCTCAAGAGTAGGCTCCACAGCTTCTGCAAAAGCTGGAAGTGTTTCCGCTACAATACGGCAGGCAATACCACTGGCTGTGTTAACCCTTGATGTTATCTTATAATCTCCCCTTTCCTTTTCTCCTATTCTTTCTTCAAACACTCCAACATGATTGTGTGCCAAGACAATCAATTCCTCTGGTGTACCTGTAAATAAAATTTGCCCATGATTAATAACAATCAGTTTATCACATACTGATTGTACATCTTCAATTATATGGGTAGATAATAAGACAATTTTATCCTGTGCAGTCTTAGAAAATAAATTACGGAAATTAATACGTTCCTCAGGATCAAGTCCAACGGTTGGCTCATCAAAAATTAATAATTCTGGATTACCCATAAGAGCTTGGGCAATGCCTACACGCTGCCTTTGACCGCCAGATAAAGTGGAAATACGTGCTTTACGTTTTTCTGTTAGATTTGTCTTCTCAATAACCTCTTTAATAACCTTCTTACTATTTTTAATTCCTTTTAGTGCTGCCATATAATCTAAAAACTGCCAGACGGTAAGTTCATCATAAAGTCCAAAAGATTGTGGTAAATATCCTAGACTTGCTTTTAGCTTTCTTTCATTTTTAAGTA contains the following coding sequences:
- a CDS encoding IS30 family transposase translates to MSKFFIYEERLELQKYLKESISFKEISRRLGKNPTTISREVRKYSSKIATGYPGFPFNACKKRINCRNKKVCGKECTRKSAIYCKLCTSCNSNCPDFIEEVCTARFRVPYVCNGCKTIGKCTLLKNIYDAEHAHIKAHESISQSRSGLCVSEDEIARLNKIISPLIQNGQSVNQIYINHQDELMCSEKTIYNYIDACLFDVRNIDLPRKVKFRERYKKPEFKVDKSCRIGRNYEDFSAFIKKNPDTAVVQMDSVIGNKGGKCLLTIHFVDCSLMLAFLRDANTSKSVTDIFNQLDKKLGKNAFSRLFPVVLTDNGSEFSNPKAIEYRKSVPALRTNIFYCDAGSPYQKGAIEVNHGLIRRVLPKGTSFNNITQEDITLMMNHINSYKRKKLNNRSPYETFNFYHGEEVLHKLECAPVAASDIMLKPALLKK
- a CDS encoding zinc-dependent alcohol dehydrogenase; translated protein: MKGLKLISPEVIKKIDLDIPQNIPKGHALVKINTISLCGSDYKLFYGNYSGPCRYPLYFGHEWSGEVVKINDDTSNIKIGDKVTGDCSKWCGNCCLCKEDKNLCSNIEKFGITIDGYSRQYAVVETKYLYVAPMETSFDILALTECFSVALHAIKKIESMLDKKDRCILIIGGGAIGLSIYLLLKFKFNYCNIKLMEIDDSKKEFISNVFDVNFASEKSFEINNSSYSEISKHCNYDIIFEASGNIEAFQQALYLINPNGHIITLGMYPNKNVTLSPITLKSIKVHGTIGGTHEFDEVIKFLILNKYEVKKMITHTYGLDDASMGFQVKDKRIKTQINLC
- a CDS encoding sugar phosphate isomerase/epimerase family protein; protein product: MLKFAYNTNGLRNMPLEEAIKQISNHGYDGIEISLHKQHFHPLNINIEEVKKIKSTLKSSGLVLSDVATGCDNILSDDKFEPSIICKDSIGRKKRIELLVKTAEFAEYLGVDVINFATGFKSDKVSSNEAYDYLKQGINYLLLKCPNTTFALEPEPGMFIEKTEQAINLINEINNPRLMLNLDIGHVYCCEEDPISSIRKSIPYTRHIHIEDIKNRVHYHQIPGTGDIDFNTILKDLIKYNYQYYISVELYHHADDWNNALDKSIKYLKQIEQHIREFPSMKLVQ
- a CDS encoding 2-deoxy-scyllo-inosose synthase — its product is MYMNLAQKINDDYYHPEVKLETNLLESSPIYLGCNIWRESLLEKMMDLNTDKFFLITDDVVYNLFGNELLEYMNEKVSVKLIKLPSGEKHKNIKVFNDLMEDLFDNNVTKSSILISLGGGVVGNITGLAAALAFRGIRFFHIPTTFMSQTDSILSRKQGINSFYGKNMIGSYYTPLFNFIDTSFLTFDSERFIRGSFVETVKNGFIYDADFLNRLKSVIKNDFNVNQEGIFNLVKMSIESKLPIMKADPTEKGLAMILEYGHTVGHAIEKLSYGKLSHGESVSIGMMVAARVSEKLGYLSKQDVKEHLDILSALKTPTRIPSNIKISDIINRIKLDNKKDMNGIRFVVLENIGKCINTDGSYMIKVPFNIINEAIEETC
- a CDS encoding sensor histidine kinase is translated as MSIGEFIKDKMVVIICNILIFIVIAAIMAAIKVSLIIILSAFCIWFLPLVSYMALEFIKYKNYYDEVDSILENLDNKYLLPEIIKEANFIEGEKLNSILKEISRDMHENVKYYKDMQEDYREYIETWVHEIKTPIASTKLIIENNRNEVTNKIDFQMDRIEGFVEQVLYYSRSNNVSKDYIIKQINLDLAVRNVIKRNYRDFIHKKIKLDIKDIDEIVHSDGKWVEFIINQIIVNSIKYSNSKEPMISIYSIKKANSVMLTIEDNGAGIIDKDINRVFEKGFTGENGRKFSKSTGMGLYLCEKLCSKLGLKIIIVSEVNKETKVTLIFPLSSMVTFTDD
- a CDS encoding response regulator transcription factor, with the translated sequence MKKIVIIEDDEVIREELQNFLIKYGYEVKAPIDFNNIIKYVENENANLILLDINLPLYDGYYICREIRKTSDVPIIIVTSRDSDVDELMSINLGADDFITKPYNTEILLARITNILKRTYGNLKTNNILNYRDFNLNLSNATVIYKDKSLELTKNEVKILSYLINNKGNIVKRDLLMEYLWKSDYFVDDSTLTVNINRLRKKLQEIGIENPIETRRGLGYIMP
- a CDS encoding M1 family aminopeptidase yields the protein MILTMLCPMAGYKLYNNGMLEGTLSGKFIGNPSIAGAVGGGILFAILTLLEFNRVHKYEIEGLTNSIVSPLVLNAGRLFTIGIAATVTVSITSALYYPYTVIKMGNVFDGYTYLNSFFLLILPSILLSILAASALYQIFYRIDLSMAAFILLMLPNLIEGLPIGNILHWIKPSVPALSDYFSNTQIFRLMKHNRLFWFLIFGGLWLIGLLSVRCYGKRILGSMLYNSRKVYIPLIAVAMIGSGCYAFINQPDVFLVSKEGIIEMINNDSADSSDKVNKEIQFLNSDLKISFNGSKGSLSGKAVYSLQNLSNSKQECRFTINPGYNIHQIIVNDKKVTFKKLKDIRNNIIFNVPKEKNIKLAIEYEGRPKILYFLSDFLLNTNISNKYIDLDSGFIPNIKVANSKDNPELACKLTMPAGIMPVVDPSQENENGKAVANLTGDSTKLLSEDGDKKTWLVHLRGTRFSLMAGDYVMKQLSNEEMPINFYYSSKHEDTMKNMSAEKVMKDTIDYCISHYGKLNNVAKNSPLKIVEKTALFPGGLALPNYSTIGEFCFNDENLSDKSKGASAAETLAHELAHQWWGVHTVGSGGNNRNWSAEGLAVYTTYRVAKKTHGEEYAKKNYVDIWKARVKENNNNFYTRHPEYLKILPKRYVQDIDGNDRVLRQYSKLPLQILKASKLVGGEDKMDEILAKLYKNKSKTQITWQDFLNACELKGEELNLE
- a CDS encoding ATP-binding cassette domain-containing protein, translated to MKISVENLNMIYKAGKKVGKKALKDVSLQIESPSLIGFLGPNGAGKSTLMKLLVAELIPTSGEILIDGVPLLKNERKLKASLGYLPQSFGLYDELTVWQFLDYMAALKGIKNSKKVIKEVIEKTNLTEKRKARISTLSGGQRQRVGIAQALMGNPELLIFDEPTVGLDPEERINFRNLFSKTAQDKIVLLSTHIIEDVQSVCDKLIVINHGQILFTGTPEELIVLAHNHVGVFEERIGEKERGDYKITSRVNTASGIACRIVAETLPAFAEAVEPTLEDAYMYLIMEKEVK